Proteins from a genomic interval of Stenotrophomonas maltophilia R551-3:
- a CDS encoding MerR family transcriptional regulator has translation MRISEVSRLTGASAKAIRLYEARGLLPPVPRLNRYRDYSEQDVAWIQLIRQALGLGITLAAISRLQGRDGRLDWPAVLALLEQQRTRIASERARLEQVDLALRQVRDELQQWLHSGGTDCVLQPSGCPAGV, from the coding sequence ATGCGCATCTCCGAAGTCAGCCGCCTGACCGGTGCCAGCGCCAAGGCCATCCGCCTGTATGAAGCACGCGGCCTGCTGCCGCCCGTGCCACGACTGAACCGCTATCGCGACTACAGCGAACAGGACGTGGCCTGGATACAGCTGATCCGCCAGGCATTGGGGCTGGGCATCACCCTGGCCGCGATATCCCGCCTGCAGGGTCGCGATGGACGGCTCGACTGGCCTGCGGTACTGGCCTTGCTGGAACAACAGCGCACCCGCATTGCCAGTGAGCGGGCGCGGCTGGAACAGGTCGACCTCGCCCTGCGGCAGGTCCGCGATGAACTGCAGCAATGGCTGCACTCCGGCGGCACTGATTGCGTCCTGCAACCCAGCGGCTGCCCCGCCGGCGTTTGA
- a CDS encoding FeoA family protein, with product MTLSELPLHTSAVVESVQDLHANDAIARRLRELGFVKGEEVRLVAKGPVGGEPLLVQVGFTRFALRISEAKRVVVDAASQERRA from the coding sequence ATGACGCTGTCCGAACTGCCGCTGCACACCTCGGCCGTGGTCGAATCCGTGCAGGACCTGCATGCCAACGATGCCATCGCCCGCCGCCTGCGCGAGCTGGGCTTCGTCAAGGGCGAGGAAGTGCGCCTGGTGGCCAAGGGCCCGGTGGGCGGTGAGCCGCTGCTGGTGCAGGTCGGGTTCACCCGGTTCGCGCTGCGGATCAGTGAAGCCAAGCGCGTCGTTGTCGACGCCGCCAGCCAGGAACGACGTGCATGA
- a CDS encoding NAD(P)H-dependent oxidoreductase, whose amino-acid sequence MSRSILILLGHPDRDSLCGALAQCYATAAENAGHRVRLIALGDLEFDPVLRHGYRQIQPLEADLQNAADAIEACDHLVLVYPTWWGAMPALLKGFFDRVLLPGFAFRYRRDSVWWDRLLAGRSARVISTLDTPPWYYRWIYRDPGITQIRATILEFCGIRPVRVSRLGAVRSSSPAQRERWLALAAELGSRAG is encoded by the coding sequence GTGTCCCGCTCCATCCTGATCCTGCTGGGCCATCCCGACCGCGACAGCCTGTGCGGCGCCCTCGCCCAGTGCTACGCCACCGCCGCCGAGAACGCCGGTCATCGGGTGCGACTGATCGCACTGGGTGACCTTGAGTTCGATCCCGTGCTGCGTCACGGCTATCGCCAGATCCAGCCGCTGGAAGCCGATCTGCAGAACGCCGCCGATGCGATCGAGGCCTGCGATCACCTGGTGCTGGTCTATCCCACCTGGTGGGGCGCGATGCCGGCGCTGCTGAAGGGCTTCTTCGATCGCGTGCTGCTGCCGGGCTTCGCTTTCCGCTACCGGCGTGATTCGGTGTGGTGGGACCGGCTGCTGGCCGGCCGCAGCGCGCGGGTGATCAGCACGCTGGACACGCCGCCCTGGTACTACCGCTGGATCTACCGCGACCCGGGCATCACCCAGATCCGCGCCACCATCCTGGAATTCTGCGGCATCCGCCCGGTGCGGGTCAGCCGGCTGGGGGCGGTGCGCAGCAGCAGCCCGGCGCAGCGGGAGCGATGGCTTGCGCTGGCAGCGGAGCTGGGTTCACGGGCCGGGTAG
- the dapB gene encoding 4-hydroxy-tetrahydrodipicolinate reductase: MNQTPLRLLIHGASGRMGQALLRLAAEHPESLQIVAAVTGRAPAQRVVDGVPFFAASELPGAPAFDVAIDFSLPEGFDPLLALCVERGAGLVSGTTGISSSQRQALEAAAASIPLVWASNFSLGVAVLDELVERAAQALAGWDCDIVESHHTQKKDAPSGTALTLGAAAQRGGAEPHYASLRAGDIVGEHLVQFTGLGERIELVHRATNRDIFARGALFAARQLQGRAPGSYRVRDLLQ, encoded by the coding sequence ATGAACCAGACTCCCCTGCGATTGCTCATTCACGGCGCTTCCGGGCGCATGGGCCAGGCCCTGCTGCGGCTGGCCGCCGAACATCCCGAATCCCTGCAGATCGTGGCCGCGGTGACCGGCCGTGCGCCGGCCCAGCGCGTGGTCGACGGCGTCCCGTTCTTTGCTGCCAGCGAGCTGCCCGGTGCGCCGGCGTTCGACGTAGCGATCGACTTCAGCCTGCCGGAGGGCTTCGACCCGCTGCTGGCGCTGTGCGTGGAGCGGGGTGCGGGCCTGGTTTCAGGCACCACCGGCATCTCCAGCAGCCAGCGGCAGGCGCTGGAGGCCGCGGCGGCGTCCATCCCGCTGGTCTGGGCCTCGAACTTCAGCTTGGGCGTGGCGGTGCTGGACGAGCTGGTCGAGCGCGCCGCGCAGGCGCTGGCCGGCTGGGACTGCGACATCGTCGAGTCGCACCATACGCAGAAGAAGGACGCGCCGTCGGGTACTGCGCTGACCCTGGGTGCGGCCGCGCAGCGGGGCGGGGCGGAGCCGCATTACGCCAGCCTGCGCGCCGGTGACATCGTGGGCGAGCATCTGGTGCAGTTCACCGGGCTGGGCGAGCGCATCGAGCTGGTGCACCGGGCCACCAATCGCGACATCTTCGCCCGCGGCGCCCTGTTTGCCGCCCGCCAGCTGCAGGGGCGCGCCCCGGGCAGCTATCGGGTGCGGGACCTGCTGCAGTAA
- the feoB gene encoding ferrous iron transport protein B: MTATATTAPLRIALVGNPNSGKTALFNQLTGSRQKVANYTGVTVERKEGRLRAPSGREFAVLDLPGAYSLHPASLDEAITRDLCRGFYPGEAAPDVLLCVIDATNLRLHLRFALELRELGKPMVVALNMVDAAQRRGIQVDVAALERELGVPVVETVAVRKQGAKALVERLDTMVPHLDAPVPGPEGGIDYHAKVREILSVAVRMPARTAKVDDALDRWLLHPVFGLISLAVVMFLIFQAVYAWATPLMDGIEAGFAWLATFVGSVLPEGPLASLLTDGIIAGVGGVVVFLPQILILFFFILVLEESGYLPRAAFLLDRMMAAAGLSGRSFIPLLSSFACAVPGIMSTRSIQDPRDRLATILVAPLMTCSARLPVYALLIGAFIPQKTVWGVFNQQGLVLFGLYAAGILSALAMSWIMKKWRRDKSEHPLMLELPSYRLPHVRDLAVGLYERGMIFLKRVGGIILALTILLWVLLSFPAAPVGATMPAIDYSYAGQIGHAMAVFFAPLGFNWQICIALIPGLAAREVAVSSLATVYALSAADDDAASQALTPLISDGWSLATALSLLVWYIYAPMCISTLATIKRETNSWKTMAFSAFYLFAAAYVAALITYQVTKALGGG; the protein is encoded by the coding sequence ATGACTGCCACTGCCACCACCGCCCCGCTGCGCATCGCGCTGGTCGGTAATCCCAACAGCGGCAAGACCGCGTTGTTCAACCAGCTGACCGGCAGCCGGCAGAAGGTCGCCAACTACACCGGCGTCACCGTCGAGCGCAAGGAAGGCCGCCTGCGCGCGCCGTCCGGCCGCGAATTCGCCGTGCTCGACCTGCCCGGTGCCTACAGCCTGCATCCAGCCAGCCTGGACGAAGCGATCACCCGTGACCTGTGCCGGGGCTTCTACCCGGGCGAGGCTGCGCCGGACGTGTTGCTGTGCGTGATCGACGCCACCAACCTGCGCCTGCACCTGCGCTTCGCGCTGGAGTTGCGCGAGCTGGGCAAGCCAATGGTGGTCGCCCTGAACATGGTCGATGCGGCCCAGCGCCGCGGCATCCAGGTGGACGTGGCTGCGCTGGAACGCGAACTGGGCGTGCCGGTGGTGGAGACCGTGGCGGTGCGCAAGCAGGGTGCCAAGGCCCTGGTCGAGCGCCTGGACACCATGGTGCCGCACCTGGATGCACCGGTGCCGGGCCCGGAAGGCGGCATCGACTACCACGCCAAGGTGCGCGAGATCCTGTCGGTGGCCGTGCGCATGCCGGCGCGTACTGCAAAGGTCGACGACGCGCTGGACCGCTGGCTGTTGCACCCGGTGTTTGGGCTGATCAGCCTGGCGGTGGTGATGTTCCTGATCTTCCAGGCGGTGTACGCCTGGGCGACACCGCTGATGGACGGCATCGAGGCCGGTTTCGCCTGGCTCGCGACCTTCGTCGGCAGTGTGTTGCCGGAAGGCCCGCTGGCCAGCCTGCTGACCGACGGCATCATCGCCGGCGTCGGTGGCGTGGTGGTGTTCCTGCCGCAGATCCTGATCCTGTTCTTCTTCATCCTGGTGCTGGAGGAATCCGGCTACCTGCCGCGTGCGGCGTTCCTGCTCGACCGCATGATGGCTGCCGCCGGCCTGTCTGGCCGCTCGTTCATCCCGCTGCTGTCCAGCTTCGCCTGTGCGGTGCCGGGCATCATGTCCACCCGCAGCATCCAGGACCCGCGTGACCGCCTGGCCACGATCCTGGTCGCGCCGCTGATGACCTGCTCGGCGCGCCTGCCGGTGTATGCGTTGCTGATTGGCGCGTTCATCCCTCAGAAGACGGTGTGGGGCGTGTTCAACCAGCAGGGCCTGGTGCTGTTCGGCCTGTATGCGGCCGGCATTCTCAGTGCACTGGCGATGTCGTGGATCATGAAGAAGTGGCGCCGCGACAAGAGCGAGCACCCGCTGATGCTGGAGCTGCCGTCGTACCGCCTGCCGCATGTGCGCGACCTGGCGGTGGGCCTGTACGAGCGCGGCATGATCTTCCTCAAGCGCGTCGGCGGCATCATCCTGGCGCTGACCATCCTGCTGTGGGTGCTGCTGTCGTTCCCGGCGGCCCCGGTCGGCGCCACCATGCCGGCCATCGATTACAGCTACGCCGGCCAGATCGGCCATGCAATGGCGGTGTTCTTTGCGCCGCTGGGCTTCAACTGGCAGATCTGCATCGCGCTGATTCCGGGCCTGGCCGCGCGCGAAGTGGCGGTGTCCTCGCTGGCCACCGTGTACGCGCTGTCGGCGGCCGATGACGATGCCGCCAGCCAGGCACTGACCCCGCTGATCAGCGACGGCTGGTCGCTGGCCACTGCGCTGTCGCTGCTGGTCTGGTACATCTACGCCCCGATGTGCATCTCGACGCTGGCCACCATCAAGCGCGAGACCAATTCGTGGAAGACGATGGCCTTCTCGGCGTTCTACCTGTTTGCTGCGGCCTACGTGGCGGCGCTGATCACCTACCAGGTGACCAAGGCGCTGGGGGGCGGCTGA
- the carA gene encoding glutamine-hydrolyzing carbamoyl-phosphate synthase small subunit, which yields MTQAAILVLEDGTVFEGESVGAPGLSVGEVVFNTAMTGYQEVLTDPSYARQMVTLTYPHIGNTGMTDQDDEASKVWSAGLIVRDVPRRPSNWRSQVSLQDWLIQRGVVAIAGIDTRKLTRILREKGAQNGALMAGDIDVEKALEAARKFPGLKGMDLAKVVTTEKTYVWTEGQLDLDANAFVSVPAKHKVVAYDFGVKTNILRMLAERGCEVTVVPAQTPAAEVLALKPDGVFLSNGPGDPEPCDYAIEAIKTFIEQKIPTFGICLGHQLLGLASGAKTMKMGHGHHGANHPVQDLDSGRVMITSQNHGFAIDEATLPPTLRVTHRSLFDGTNQGVARTDVPAFSFQGHPEASPGPHDVGPLFDRFVVLMEEAKA from the coding sequence GTGACCCAAGCCGCAATCCTCGTCCTCGAAGACGGCACCGTATTCGAGGGCGAATCCGTAGGCGCGCCCGGCCTGTCCGTCGGTGAGGTGGTGTTCAACACCGCCATGACCGGCTACCAGGAAGTGCTGACCGACCCGTCCTACGCCCGGCAGATGGTCACGCTGACCTATCCGCACATCGGTAACACCGGCATGACCGACCAGGACGATGAAGCGTCCAAGGTGTGGTCGGCCGGCCTGATCGTGCGCGATGTTCCCCGCCGTCCCAGCAACTGGCGCAGCCAGGTGTCGCTTCAGGACTGGCTGATCCAGCGTGGCGTGGTCGCCATCGCCGGCATCGACACCCGCAAGCTGACCCGCATCCTGCGCGAGAAGGGCGCGCAGAACGGTGCGCTGATGGCCGGTGACATCGACGTGGAAAAGGCACTGGAAGCCGCCCGCAAGTTCCCGGGGCTGAAGGGCATGGATCTGGCCAAGGTCGTCACTACCGAGAAGACCTACGTCTGGACCGAGGGCCAGCTGGACCTGGATGCCAACGCCTTCGTCAGCGTGCCGGCCAAGCACAAGGTGGTGGCCTACGACTTTGGCGTGAAGACCAACATCCTGCGCATGCTGGCCGAGCGCGGCTGCGAGGTCACGGTGGTGCCGGCGCAGACCCCGGCCGCCGAAGTACTGGCGCTGAAGCCGGACGGCGTGTTCCTGTCCAACGGCCCGGGTGACCCGGAACCGTGCGACTACGCCATCGAAGCGATCAAGACCTTCATCGAACAGAAGATCCCGACCTTCGGCATCTGCCTGGGCCATCAGCTGCTGGGCCTGGCCTCGGGCGCGAAGACCATGAAGATGGGCCACGGCCACCACGGTGCCAACCACCCGGTGCAGGACCTGGACAGCGGCCGGGTGATGATCACCTCGCAGAACCACGGCTTCGCGATTGATGAAGCGACCCTGCCGCCGACCCTGCGCGTGACCCACCGCTCGCTGTTCGATGGCACCAACCAGGGTGTCGCCCGCACCGATGTGCCGGCGTTCTCGTTCCAGGGCCACCCGGAAGCCTCGCCGGGCCCGCACGATGTCGGTCCGCTGTTCGACCGTTTCGTGGTGCTGATGGAAGAAGCCAAGGCGTGA
- a CDS encoding DUF4304 domain-containing protein, translated as MKSSTVFSKCARKTGFSGTSTTRYRLLDAALLVVNHQRASECRGFYVNAGLYFPELLEYPLAPDDLETAFRYRSSIPTPHVDWRIEETPGLRRAFIQQDLDDLLEAGNRDGMKCLLLDALADVAGFAATHGNRESVRRLNQDGNFRAIIRREV; from the coding sequence ATGAAATCCTCGACCGTCTTCAGCAAGTGCGCGAGGAAGACCGGCTTTTCCGGCACGTCGACGACCCGCTACCGCTTGCTGGATGCCGCCCTACTTGTCGTGAATCACCAGCGCGCCAGCGAATGCCGGGGCTTCTATGTGAATGCTGGACTCTACTTTCCGGAGCTGCTCGAGTATCCCCTCGCGCCTGACGATCTTGAGACGGCTTTCCGGTACCGCTCCAGCATTCCCACGCCCCATGTCGACTGGCGGATCGAAGAGACGCCCGGCCTGCGCCGGGCTTTCATCCAGCAGGATCTGGATGATCTGCTGGAGGCCGGCAATCGCGATGGGATGAAATGCCTGCTGCTCGACGCCCTTGCCGACGTGGCGGGCTTCGCGGCAACCCATGGAAACCGGGAATCGGTGCGGCGATTGAATCAGGACGGGAACTTCCGGGCGATCATCCGCAGAGAGGTCTGA
- a CDS encoding 3-oxoacyl-ACP reductase — MQISEQLVLVTGAGRGLGKHIARAFAAQGARVIINYHRSEAAARALASELGGQAIALPADVTDRAQVDAMLQHALAHFGQGVTTVVNNALAAFSFNGDARDSAADIGWPAFQAQFEGSVRGALNTVQAALPGMQARRFGRVINIGTNLFQNPVVPYHDYTAAKAALLSLTRTLAGDLGPHGITVNMLSGGLLRTTDASAATPEAVFDYIAANTPLRSVTTPTEFADAALFFASPWSRAVTGQNLVVDGGLVRD; from the coding sequence ATGCAGATCAGCGAACAGCTGGTGCTGGTCACCGGCGCCGGCCGCGGCCTTGGCAAGCACATCGCCCGCGCCTTCGCCGCACAGGGCGCCCGCGTCATCATCAACTACCACCGCAGCGAGGCCGCCGCACGTGCGCTGGCCAGCGAGCTGGGTGGCCAGGCGATCGCGCTGCCGGCCGATGTCACCGACCGCGCCCAGGTCGATGCAATGCTGCAGCACGCGCTGGCGCACTTCGGCCAGGGCGTCACCACCGTGGTCAACAACGCGCTGGCCGCCTTCTCGTTCAATGGCGACGCCCGCGACAGCGCTGCCGACATCGGCTGGCCGGCCTTCCAGGCACAGTTCGAAGGCAGTGTGCGCGGTGCGCTGAACACCGTGCAGGCCGCCCTGCCCGGGATGCAGGCGCGCCGTTTCGGTCGCGTCATCAACATCGGCACCAACCTGTTCCAGAATCCGGTGGTGCCCTATCACGACTACACTGCCGCCAAGGCCGCGCTGCTGTCGCTGACCCGCACCCTGGCAGGCGACCTCGGCCCGCACGGCATCACCGTGAACATGCTGTCCGGCGGCCTGCTGCGCACCACCGATGCCAGCGCCGCCACGCCCGAAGCGGTATTCGACTACATCGCCGCCAACACCCCGCTGCGCAGCGTCACCACCCCGACCGAATTCGCCGATGCCGCGCTGTTCTTCGCCAGCCCGTGGTCACGCGCGGTGACCGGGCAGAACCTGGTGGTGGATGGCGGACTGGTGCGGGACTGA
- a CDS encoding DUF6587 family protein, translating into MDGGLLLQYLIIAVAVLVSAWVVLKKQFPGTVRKLRGALALALLKPRRAAWLQALGRKIAPPATGGGGACGGCDSCGPTPPKQH; encoded by the coding sequence ATGGACGGTGGACTGCTGCTGCAGTACCTGATCATTGCGGTGGCCGTGCTGGTCAGTGCCTGGGTGGTGTTGAAGAAGCAGTTCCCCGGCACCGTGCGCAAGCTGCGGGGGGCGCTGGCGCTGGCCCTGCTGAAGCCGCGCCGCGCCGCCTGGCTGCAGGCGCTGGGTAGGAAAATCGCGCCGCCGGCCACGGGCGGCGGTGGTGCCTGTGGCGGTTGCGACAGCTGCGGACCGACGCCGCCCAAACAGCACTGA